acctattcagtacctacctaaacaaatattttttttagatttttaaaactagaaataaaaaaatatgagcaaaaaatgttttaacgaaaatgttaattgtttattgtttacaactcaattatgtacataatacaaattataaaaaaggaacaaatgcaataaaagattaatatgttccttttttataatttgtattatgtgcataattgagttgtaaacaataaacaattaacattttcgttaaaacattttttgctcatatttttttatttcttgttttaaaaatctaaaataaatatttgtttaggtaggtactgaataggtactaaatttgtgtataggcgaaattacatttcggagcctttttgtggagattctaaatgtgggtggtcattcagacatcagaatgactggccattttttaaataaattttcttatttattaattaggtagaaaatatctatacaaaggtattaaatagtagctaaaaggtattggatgttagtaatattttaaagctgatcagtcattttgggcagtcattctgatgctcacgaAATGGTCTAAAATAAtacgtatattttaattatgctGGGAGAAGACAAAAGAATCGAATGTTTCGCACAACTTCTTGTTGAAGAGTATAAGTATGTCACTCCATGTATGCGTACTCGGTCTTTCgtcaaaattttgaattttttgaacacCTTAAAAACTTGCCATACTGAAGAAATAGAAGTGTCAGAAACCGAGAAAATCTAACCTGTCGATAGTACCTACATTAAACGGCGGTAAATGGAAGAAATTATCATTAATCTAACGAGAATTTATGATTATTGTGATTTATAATACCCGAATTAATCCTAactaaaagaatacaattaagTACCTTAGTAAGTTTAGAACTTAGTTGATTTTAATCTATCATTatcaatgtaaaataaaaactaattgttatgatcaagtatattttcatttaagtacctaatatacctaatagtctatTACTATACTGTTACCACAGAGTACTATATAATACTGGCGTAAGTAATTTGTATGGGGCTGACGGGACGTGCTGTTAcgtattactataattattagactatttccatactaattgatagtaagaagttattttcaatattcatagttagttagctagttgtgcatctaacaataaatcaatttttcacagtgtttgtgtaggtatatatgtttttaaagtttgttgtacccacccacacttttacttttttttacttgagaaAGGGACTGTATTGTATAGCCTAAATAACCTTAAGGTCTAAGAGCTTCATAGGCTTTTtgagcgtcttattttattaaattagtcttAAACAAGGTTAGGCCTTTTTAAGGCCTTTAGGTTTATAACCAATAGGCTTGAATAGGCTTAACCCTAGCCTAGCCGAAAGTACTAAATGGCTTTATAGGTTTTTAGCCTActaagctttttatttaacagtctagtcttaaaataagggctaaaagcctaaagttCTTTGCAGCACTAGTATAATATCTAGTTGTATATCAATGCAACTACCAGTTATTGTTACTTCGTCGATGCCCGAGATGAAAAGCAGCTTAACAAATCCCTAACAGAGATTATGGAACAGCGTGGACTTAGGTTATATCACGCACCAACTTTTATCCCTGGAAAGTATTACGGTAGGCAGCTAGCTTTCAAAATATCCTACGTAACAGCCATTAGCACTACGTACTCGCTTTCGCTAGCGAAACATACAAAACATAATAGTACGTAGTGCTAAtgtacataagtacctatagcCTATGTATGAGCTACATTAttgtagtttcattaaaatctatTCAGTACTATTTGCGTTAATTAGTAACAAACATTCACTCAATCTCCACAAACATTTGCGTTTAAAATATTGGTAGGATTTTATGAAGGTAAGGATTATCCATATTTtcacaacataatataagctcatgactatatcccaattggggtagtcaggtacattcatcgcaagatgaactaagtactcaaacctcaccaagctttctgttagaccaatgtgatccATATTTTACAGGAAGGTAAAGCACGAATAGAACACGTATTATCTTACGAGTACCAGAGAATGTGGTTGGAAGAACGGGAATTATGGAAAAAACGCATGTATCCTGAAAACACAATTGTAAACGTGGATGTTGTCAAACGATACGTTCTCACTTTTAAAACTAACCACCAACCGCCGAAACCAGAAAAAAAGAAACCATTTAAAATGAAGAAGTAAGTTATTTGTATATCATAGGAAaaacgcccgtaatccctatagGGAATATAGTTGAGATCGCGATTCGCAACGTGGTTTCTGCGTGAAGATTGCTGCCTGTACCACAGATtacgtaaataattattacgtgaTTTATACTCGCAACGATCACCAACGGatccttttttattataaaccaaaattaaaaatcGGTACCGATTGGGGGACACCTCCTAAGGCGAATGTCTAGCGTTTCGCAACTTTACACACAGTGTCGAGCGCGCTTAGGAATGAGagttaatcatcatctccctagcattatcccgttttcacagggtccgcttacctaacctgaagatttgacaggtccggttttttacagaagcgactgcctgtctgactttcgaacccacgaagggaaaaccagcccaatacaggttaggtgacatacttCAGAAAATACATTGCTCGAGAATGTGAGgaatcacgatgttttccttcaccgttgggCACATgacgataatcatttatgatccaaacatgaattctaaaacaaattcgacaatcattggtttaggcctgtgctgggctcaaagtgagaggcaagcgttctaccaactgggctaccacggctcggaaTGAGAgttaatattcattttatttcaggtTTCAGGGAATAGAAAGTAGGACCAAAAACAGACGACCTACAGGTGACAAAGCCATGggatttttaaaaaaggaaaaggatGGTAAAGCGCAAAAACAAAAAACCGCATAATACTCCAAAGTAGCAACATATCACGTAATTGTACGATCTTTTGTCTAAATAtttactataataattattataatacagatatacattataatcagttttattttcatttcatttacttCCTTATTAAATCCTTCCGTGTAATTAATTTAAACCAGggccgaaaataataaaatttgtataatTCACTGTCGAAGTACTAGATGGATAAAAATGTATAGTATTTTCACATACTTCAGGCTCTGTTTAATTTTGGCGTTTTTGGATTTCTAGTTTAtccccaaatcccctggtagttgcggcttccgagtacattccgcttagggacggtactgaaaagtatcggcgtccgaaggacgtaatatacgatcccgacgacccgattactctagccatagaggcagccaatcagctcgcgacaccaaacacttcaggtccccgataccgaccccgccggcgtggtcgacgatttccctcattcagcgcttatcgctatcgacccactagggtcgattaattctttcaattatttttcctctcagacgacgccctgagccgaggttcgcgcccaactgggcaccctcaggcctgttgtcttaaatgttgtaccgggtgagagccttcagcgctccccatttgtccggccaagtagttaatgccatctgcggcaaatctacaataagtcacaaaaaagaaaaaaaaaggatttcTAGTTCGatgatcgaactaatgaatcgaactagtgagaacaaaggCGATTAACCTGGCATACAACAATAAGGTAAATTGAAAGACTTCGATATTGTGGAagttttattctaaattaagtTTAACCAAACAGCAACATGATGATTAATTACACTATTGTTATTTAGTTGGCAATTGTTGGATTCTTTAGTTTCAGTTCTTATTGTAAAGTTAATGGCTCCCCGACGCGGCCACCAGGAGTATTATTTAGTAGAACTTGTGTATTACATACACTGTTCTTTGGTGACTTGTATGAAAGCCATTGCAGTGTTGCAAAGTTATGAAGATACCTCACGTATACCCCTCCCTGCACGTGTACACTGTTCTCAGTGGAAACAATAAAGAGGTGGATAGCCGACAAGACGAAATAATCCTATTTCCACTGTTTCTTATAGAAAGAATCGTTGAGTTCTTCACGTTCCCCGTAGCGGCAGTTTTAGCGAGTCCTAAgatgatattaataaactaatctcagcttcgagatcACCCTAAGtcgctgtttttatataagaactgtcactttgactgatcttaagggcagtgtcgaagctgagattagtttattaataccacccttaaatgTGTGTTGCCTGTCTTCTCTCTGGCTTACACATACAACAACGCTTAATTAGAATAAAGTACGCTTAATGGCCCCGTAAACAAAATGTGTTAATATCTGGCAGGTATACAATCATAATATATGTTAAGGTATAAATATATTCGTATTAATCAGTGTACATAACACAGATTGTTCTATTGTTCTCAACTGACTCAATTATTAATATGAGGTATGCCTCACAATATTCTCCAGCCCTCAAATATTATGCTATAATTTCTAGCTGTTAGTAATACTTTGTACAAATATTACGGTGCTTACTTACAATATTTGTTGATGTTCAGGCAGTTTCAATTATCTTAGCTTTGCAACTTATTTGTGTCCCTAATATAAAATACAAGCATGTATAAGGAGTTGCATATcagtaacaatataattatttataatatacacaAATAATCTAAACAATACATTAAAAACTCCGTAAGAGAAGTGTAGAGGAAtaatgtgaaaaaaaaagttacttaaCCAAATCAGTCAACATTAAtcacaaaaatatgttttatatgaaaacattaccTGAATAGCGGCTCGGCAATATTTATACGACGCGTCAGAAACGTTAGCGCGACTTCGTAGTCACTGTGTGGTCGACGTCATTGTTTTTAAcagcattataatataataaactttCCAATTATGTAATACGTTTTCAGATATATTTcatcttaaatatttttaaggacGTGGTCACAAAACAATATCGAAGGGATTTACGGTTGTTTAAGCTGTCACAAacctattcaaaatatttttggaatgaattttttgtttctttagaCAACACTACGTTCtaatttttgtataagtatgttttataattttcgaTAAACCGAGTGTAGAACATGTTAGTGGGGTCATTAACCGAACTGGAAGCTGAACGCTGTCCCGGGGAATCCGCCGCCGGAATGGAAATCGAAGTGCTGGCCGCCGCGATTGAAGAAGGTCTGGAACACCACGTTCGGGTCGATGTCTGCGAATAATAAGTACGTACTTATTAACACACATACAAACTTAAAGTCGGTTGCGGGCTCaaggctactatttacttaagtatgtatccgttacatgagccatgttaggggcctttggtggctcaacaggaaccctgacactagggttgatgaggtcaatCCACTCGCGTGTAGGCCTATCTACTTCGATCTGTTAGTCGCATTATTTGTACTCGTGGTTTCGCTTTCCCCCCTCCCCAAGAATGTGTGTCAagagatgtgcaggaattgaccaatcacagcgacGGAGAGAGCGAGTGTACCGGCTTTGGGGCTTTATTTTTGATTCGATCGCCTTTAACTCACGTGCGGGAATATAGTATACCCATCTcattgcaaatgacaagttgtgATATGCTAATGGGTATATTACAACATTCCAATCGCGCGCCTTCATCTcacgttttgaaaatatatattttcgcgcgcgattcaaaaataaggctCATGTTCTGTACCGCTCTGCTTGAATGGAAACCCTCGCCGTTCGCCGTCAGCCTACATGCAGGATATATCACAGTCGCGGGCACTAACCAGCCATGCCAGAGCCGTCGTCGTCGAGGTCCTGGCCGTGGTCATACCGCGCCCGCTTCTTAGGGTCGCTGAGCACGCCGTAGGCCTCCCCGACTTCCTTGAAGCGGCGCTCCTGCTCGCGCCGCTCGCTGTCCGGCGCGCCCGCGTGCCGGTCCGGGTGGTGCACCAGCGCGCGCTTCCTGCAACACACATATTATGCTCATGCTAGCTGTCCGCCCGCAACTTCATCCGCGAAATTTCATGAGTCAGTCACCTTTCGCTTTGATAtaatatagattataaaaaagcACACGACTATTTTAAGTAGCCTAACAGAGGTAGAGCACGGACCATCGGATTATTTCTATAATTCCGATAATTCGATTTAAAAATATCGGAAATGCGATATTTTTTTGCATAAAAATATCACATCGCAACGCAGAAATCTAAAAAAGTGAAATTTATATCAAAGGAATCAGGATGAATTACTTTATCATTTTCAAAACATGCTTGAATGCAGGACGCCCTTATCTGGTtatgataaaatgtttatttgcttTGGTTCTAACCTCTGTTCTGAAGGtcgttttaaatatataatggccccgattcctgcagacacctcttaattttattttcagttatacctatcactttcttatccgccgaaaaggaaagggacagatgattgtctacatgttaattttaaaacgagtgaataacccaggcgaataaaataggcatctcgctggtatgcaatccgtttgacgtgctgtctacttaaccctGTCGAGTTATTAGCCGATGTAAAAttattagacggttgttttagattactgcttaaaattgacgtgtgttgcgtaaattttatgcctgtcgattacctgtccctttcttttttagcggataagaaaatgactgtcATTctgctggaattagcaccaatttctACTACCTAATTAATTATGGCTACTGTTTACATAACCAAGATACatttagccatgtcagggggctttccCTAGTTCCATACTCGCAATTTGCGAGGATCTTTCCCAACAAGATTGGGTCGCTGTAGTCGAAACCGGCTGGACCATATCACTATCATCActataataaccccgacacaaGCGTCGTGAGCTAACCGCTACCCACATGACAGAATCACAGTACAAACCTGTAAGCTTTCTTAATATCATCTTCAGACGCAGTTTTTTCGATTCCCAGAATCTTATAGTAGTCTTTGCGTTTGGATTTCTTAAGGGCTATTTTGGCTTCGTGCAGTAATTGCTTGTTTTCTTTGCTTTTGTCGATCTTGTATAGTCTTTCGTAGTCTTTGACGGCCTCTTCGTGCTCTCCGAGTTCGGCGTAACACCTGGCGCGTCTGAGGAGGGCCTTGACGTAGTTCTCGTCGAGTTCTAAGGCGGCAGAGCATGCTTCTGCGGCTTCTTTGATCTGATTGAGCTTGGAGCAGACGGTAGCCTTATTGAAGTAGAGTTTAGCGTTGACAGCCTTGTTGCCTTTGTCGATGGTCAGAGCCTCGTTGTAGAGGTTCAGAGCTTGCTGCCACCGGCCCATTTTGAATGCCTCATTCCCTGTCAACAAGATTGTAGGTCAGTTTAACCACATGTGAATTGTTATTTTGTTGGTGAATGAGTTAGTAGAATACTAACAGACAATTTAAATTGTGCCAAGTTTCTTGCGTAATTTCTTCTCAATGCCATAAAACCATttatcattaattaatttagatttctgtatttataaagtattttttctcaacattttagtattattgtaaataaactgaatttagtattttatatatttataaaaagaactAAACTAAACATagctttattataaattttctaTTGGTATATATAGCTAAGCTATATCTGTAGGTATCATATTTCTGGcgcttggcacaggcctcccgttaTCAACTGAAGGAATTTATTACAGCGTACTGTCATTCTACATCCCATCGCGGGCTGGTGGCagtaataccatagaataaagaacaatactacatatagaacagtaactctccgccctacaccaattcgtatcgagcacctacctcaccccctctgagtcttactttagtcagtAGTGTGGTAATACGTGAATCTCACCTTCTTCCTTCTTCTGTTTGAGTAGTTTCGCTCTTTTGTATGTCTCCATCGCTTTTTTGTGGTCTGGGGCGAGACGTAGCACTTGTTGGAAGTGTTTGAAAGCCTGTTCATCTTTATCCTGGAACCAAAATAATAACGGTAACAGTTCTTCTATGTTGGTCTGGTTGCGAACAAAAACAGACTGCGTTCAGGTGCGGGCATGTTGTAAAATCGGAAAAATAATTTCTAAAAGATATTATTCGGGTGACTATATCTGTCTTTGTATAAAACGTGATtaaaagttgtcttctgattacttgtagctttGCCCAACCCATTATGCttgttttgtatattatgttttatttaaacacTAACTTGTAGAAGCTATTCTTTCATGTAGAAGTTATTCTGTCAAAACCTTGTACATACTTGGATGGCGCTCCGCGTCAATAAGAGTTTTCTAGAGTAAAAGTGTATAACCTCACGAGATTTTGTGTATAAAGTGTAGAACTAATCGAAGTGCAAGTGTACTAGTGTTATCCCAGTGTTACGCGTGCGAAATTCGATAAAATCTCAAAATCTGCGCAGTGCTCAGCTAAACTTTTAATTAACTACccacaaaaatattcattattatttctattccTTTCCACCCACCCTCTTTTCTCTGAACCTATCATTGTCACTATGACAAACGTCAGTCAAGTGACACCTCCTGTGTTGCCATAATAACCAAATTCCTACCAAAAGGATAAAAATGAGTGAAACATCGGCAAATAGCGAAGGAAACTGTCAAAAAGTTTACACACAACAAATTTTTCATCCTAGTTTCtttgaaaagaaaacaaatccTCAGCTACTAGATAATCTTCCAACCGAGACAAACGCCAGTCAGTTAGCCTCGAACGATGTTGTAATAAGTAGCGACGATGAAGAAAAGCAACCACCTCCATGGCAACGACCACTCAGTAAGAAACGCAAAATGGGAGCAAACTCTTCTCCAGTCTCACCGTCTACTCAACCGAATGTGACTCAAACGTCTAATCGCTTTGATGGGCTACTCCTGGATCAAGATGAAAACACCCTGCTAAAACCCACTAGCAAACCTCCTCCAATTATTCTATACGGTATTGAAGACGTCAATGAACTGTCTAAGTGCCTAGAAACAGTCACAGACAAGAATAGCTTCAAGCTAAGGATCGTGAATAAAAATCTTCTTCGAATTCTTATAAATTCCACTGAGGAATACAAAAAAGTTATCTGCCTGATCAGAGAGAAAGGCCTTATTGGACACACCTTCACGAGAAAGGATTCTAAATGCTATAGAATAGTAATTAAAAACCTTCACTACACTACCCCACACTCAGCTATCATAGAAGAGATTGAAGCTTCAGGCAACAAAGTACGTGGCGAGGTAATAAACGCCCGTTACGGACCCAATAAAACTCCCACTTCCACGTTCTTCGTCAACCTAGAACCTAGCACAAATAACAAGGCagtaaagaatataaaatacatatttcacCAAGCAATTAAAATCGAAGACGCTCATAAGTCTAGGACAATAGTTCAATGTCAACGTTGTCAACAATATGGTCACTCAAAAAATAATTGCATGAGACCATATAGGTGTGTTAAGTGCGGTGAAGAACACAAAACTTCTGATTGTGCCAAGAAGGATCGGAACACCCCTGCAAAATGCGCTCTCTGTGGCTGTGACCACCCGGCTAACTACAAGGGCTGCGAAGTGTACAAACAAATCACCAATAGAAAGTCTATCAGTCGCTCTCAACAAAGGAATAACCCTACTGCTAGTGCAAAACTTAATACCTACTCTGAGACCCAAGATctcattaacaaaaataaaaacaacaacaatttgcAAATCAACCAAAACGAACCTCCTAAGAAACTGAATAAGTCCTATTCTGACGCACTCTCAGGCAAACAAGAACCTCCGAACGACAACCAAAACCAATCCCAacagaaattaaatattaccaacTTGCAAGATGTCCTCATACAACAAAGTCAAAAAATAGACCTCTTAATCCAACAAATAGGTACCCTTTTGGGACTTATAACAACTCTCGTCAGTAAACTAGTAAAATGACTACTCTACGTATTGCTGCGTGGAACATCAACGGACTTACCCCCAATATACTGGAACTTGAATCAGTTATAATTAACAACAATTTGGACATTGTACTTATATCAGAATCACATGTTACCAAGGCGAACTGCGTCCGTATCACTGGATTCTGTGTCTATCTCACTCCTCACCCAGATGGAACAGCGCATGCTGGCTCTGCAataataatcaagaaaaacattaaacatCATCTCTTGGAATCATACATAACTGATCACATCCAAGCTACAACAGTTAGAGTGGAGGAACGAGCCGCTGCTTTTAATGTCTCAGCTGTTTACTGCCCGCCAAAGCACAAAATAACTGAGTCTGCTTTCTCGGATTTCTTTGATACACTCGGCAACCGCTTCGTAGCAGGAGGCGACTGGAACGCGAAGAATACATACTGGGGATCACGTATCACTACAACAAGAGGCCGAGCTCTGAAATCTTGTATGGAAAAAAATCGTTTACTACCTATATCATCTGGCAGTCCCACCTACTGGCCAACAGATCCAGAAAGAAAACCAGATTTAGTCGActtttttgtaacaaaacatatctGCCACATGTACACGTCCATCGAGCCAAGCCTAGATGGCTCATCAGACCACACACCCGTCATCTTGTGCATTTCATCATCAATCATTTATCGTTCTCCCATTCGCGAGAGCTTATACAACAAAAGAACAGACTGGCCATCCTTTCGTGACTATCTCGACAAACATCTCAACCTAAACATTTCTCTAAAATCTGAGCCTGAAATAGATGACGCCTGCGTTTGCCTAACTAATCTTATTCAAATCGCATTGTGGACTAATACTCCAATATATAACGCATCTAACCCATCCAAATCCAATGTACCCTCAGAAGTTAGAAgaaaaatatcagaaaaaagAAGACTAAGAAGAAACTGGCAGCAAAGTCACCACCCTGACGACAAAACAGCTCTTAACCGCGCCATAAAGGAATTGAAGGAATTGCTTCAAGAAACCGCAAATGAAACAGCAAAAGCCCATATTAATCAGTTGTCACTGAACGGAAATGGCAAATATTCACTGTGGAAGGCCACAAAATCCGAAAAATGTCCACAGCAATCATTCCCTCCGCTTAAAGTTGGTTCAACCTATGCTAGAACTGACTCTGAAAAATCAGAGGCCTTTGCCACCCACCTGGCATCGGTCTTCAAGCCAAATGCAACTGAGGGCGATAACTCGGACGTTGAAATAGACGATGTGCTTGCTCAAGATCTTCAGCTATGTCTGCCCCTTAAACCAGTCTCACCAAAAGAGCTAGCTGGGATAATATCTGAAATGAAAACCAATAAGGCGCCAGGGTTCGACCTTATAACTCCCACGGTACTAAAAGAACTCTCCAGGAAATGTCTTGTTTTTATTGCTACTCTCCTCAATGCCACGCTTAGAGTGGGATACTACCCAGCGCTCTGGAAAGTATCGGAGATTATCATGATCCATAAAGATGGAAAACCAGTTCACGAAACTGCTTCATATCGGCCTATTAGTCTTACACCTGTACTATCAAAGCTGTGGGAAAAAGTGTTCGTGTTGAGACTGAAAGTACTCATGGAAGACTCTCCGATCATCCCAAACCACCAGTTTGGATTTAGGCA
This portion of the Pectinophora gossypiella chromosome 1, ilPecGoss1.1, whole genome shotgun sequence genome encodes:
- the LOC126368561 gene encoding dnaJ homolog subfamily C member 7 isoform X1, coding for MAESDVVDLDLTIDDLVPKSPERLAEEKKESGNHLYKFKNYKGALAMYDEAIKLCPENAAYYGNRSACYMMLGMYKKALEDAQKSVALDPTFTKGYIRMAKCCIALGDLSGGEQAARRAAELGGAECAASERRALESLRRLHEDAQRAMDAGDYRRVVFCMDRCLDYSPSCTKAKLTKAECLAMLGRCQEAQEIANDSLRFDSFDAEAIYVRGLCLYFEDKDEQAFKHFQQVLRLAPDHKKAMETYKRAKLLKQKKEEGNEAFKMGRWQQALNLYNEALTIDKGNKAVNAKLYFNKATVCSKLNQIKEAAEACSAALELDENYVKALLRRARCYAELGEHEEAVKDYERLYKIDKSKENKQLLHEAKIALKKSKRKDYYKILGIEKTASEDDIKKAYRKRALVHHPDRHAGAPDSERREQERRFKEVGEAYGVLSDPKKRARYDHGQDLDDDGSGMADIDPNVVFQTFFNRGGQHFDFHSGGGFPGTAFSFQFG
- the LOC126368561 gene encoding dnaJ homolog subfamily C member 7 isoform X2; this translates as MYDEAIKLCPENAAYYGNRSACYMMLGMYKKALEDAQKSVALDPTFTKGYIRMAKCCIALGDLSGGEQAARRAAELGGAECAASERRALESLRRLHEDAQRAMDAGDYRRVVFCMDRCLDYSPSCTKAKLTKAECLAMLGRCQEAQEIANDSLRFDSFDAEAIYVRGLCLYFEDKDEQAFKHFQQVLRLAPDHKKAMETYKRAKLLKQKKEEGNEAFKMGRWQQALNLYNEALTIDKGNKAVNAKLYFNKATVCSKLNQIKEAAEACSAALELDENYVKALLRRARCYAELGEHEEAVKDYERLYKIDKSKENKQLLHEAKIALKKSKRKDYYKILGIEKTASEDDIKKAYRKRALVHHPDRHAGAPDSERREQERRFKEVGEAYGVLSDPKKRARYDHGQDLDDDGSGMADIDPNVVFQTFFNRGGQHFDFHSGGGFPGTAFSFQFG
- the LOC126367807 gene encoding uncharacterized protein LOC126367807, with amino-acid sequence MGRMTGIKWDKAQLCRPNHNIISSDFPKYNPQPWKFMEGKARIEHVLSYEYQRMWLEERELWKKRMYPENTIVNVDVVKRYVLTFKTNHQPPKPEKKKPFKMKKFQGIESRTKNRRPTGDKAMGFLKKEKDGKAQKQKTA